The bacterium genome includes a region encoding these proteins:
- a CDS encoding YchF/TatD family DNA exonuclease, with protein MSFFIDSHVHLDDPKYTSDREAVIHRAFDTGVNWLIQIGTDIPSDEFAIQLAEQYPTIYATVSIHPHDANAFDESSYIKLRTLAQHPKVVAIGETGLDYHYDFSPREIQRTVFRRLMELAAELNKPVVIHSRAANRDTLHILTEYQGKVTGVMHCFSGDELMMKECIQLGYYISIAGPVTYPNSARLQELVKKIPIPRLSIETDSPYLAPQSYRGKRNEPAYVIDIAKKIAELRGLTASDIGRIAAINAKLLFGISVPDEPKIAYPIRNSLYLNITNRCTNQCYFCVRFYTDYVMGHNLRLKIEPTTEEIIAAIGDPKQYEEVVFCGYGEPTLRLDVMKTVARWLKEQGVKVRLDTNGHGNLIHQRNIVPELVGLIDSVSISLDAENQEQYMKICKPQFGEPTFQAVIDFIKECKKLLPEVSVTVVGVPEVSEINCRKLADTLGVKFRFRVYNEVG; from the coding sequence ATGAGCTTTTTTATTGATTCTCACGTCCATTTGGATGACCCAAAATATACCTCTGATCGGGAGGCAGTGATTCATCGAGCGTTCGATACCGGCGTTAACTGGTTAATCCAAATCGGAACGGATATTCCGAGCGATGAATTTGCAATTCAATTAGCTGAACAATATCCTACCATTTACGCTACCGTGAGTATACACCCTCATGATGCTAACGCATTTGATGAATCGAGTTATATAAAACTTCGCACGTTAGCTCAGCATCCGAAAGTGGTTGCTATCGGTGAAACCGGTTTAGATTATCATTACGACTTTTCGCCACGTGAAATACAGCGAACGGTTTTTCGTCGGTTAATGGAACTCGCTGCGGAACTGAACAAACCGGTAGTCATTCATAGTCGGGCAGCAAATCGTGATACATTACACATTCTAACCGAATATCAAGGAAAAGTTACGGGGGTTATGCATTGTTTTTCGGGAGATGAATTGATGATGAAAGAATGTATTCAACTCGGGTATTATATTTCTATTGCTGGTCCGGTAACCTACCCAAACTCAGCTCGATTACAGGAACTGGTTAAAAAAATCCCAATCCCGCGTCTTTCCATTGAAACCGATTCGCCTTATCTCGCTCCACAATCGTATCGGGGTAAACGAAATGAACCAGCGTACGTAATTGACATTGCAAAAAAAATCGCTGAATTGCGTGGACTAACCGCAAGCGATATAGGCAGGATTGCAGCAATTAACGCAAAACTCTTATTCGGAATATCGGTTCCTGATGAACCGAAAATTGCTTATCCGATTCGTAATTCGTTATATCTGAATATAACCAACCGGTGTACTAACCAATGTTATTTTTGTGTTCGGTTTTATACTGATTATGTTATGGGACATAATCTCCGCTTAAAAATCGAACCGACAACGGAGGAAATTATCGCTGCAATCGGTGATCCGAAACAATACGAAGAGGTTGTTTTCTGTGGATATGGTGAACCTACCCTGCGATTAGATGTCATGAAAACAGTTGCTCGATGGTTAAAAGAACAAGGGGTTAAAGTTCGATTGGATACTAATGGGCACGGTAATCTGATCCATCAACGGAATATCGTTCCGGAACTGGTTGGGTTAATTGATTCGGTGAGTATTAGTCTCGATGCAGAAAATCAGGAACAGTATATGAAAATATGTAAGCCACAATTCGGTGAACCTACATTTCAAGCAGTCATTGATTTTATTAAAGAATGCAAAAAATTGTTGCCGGAAGTAAGCGTTACTGTTGTCGGCGTACCTGAGGTTAGTGAAATAAACTGCAGAAAATTAGCGGATACTCTAGGGGTTAAATTCCGGTTCCGGGTTTACAATGAAGTAGGATAG
- a CDS encoding tetratricopeptide repeat protein, with amino-acid sequence MMDKKTIVYLVFTLILVTLSSAELVWTTDYENSVLEARRREKFLLLFFYSATDKSSQTNSMEQKTLMHKDTVPYLTPFILVKIEINHKKDLALKYQVTKTPTIIFTKPNGNELDRVTGYIPVKKFLKLLIPIAEQNLTYGTPDNLIKQLKLRPKDISVLYAFGVEQVNIKDYKYAERIFRQILELDAIDEFGYGEVTRLNLGYCLLATEQKQEQLESAITIFEELLKKYPQTKYRPEIEYQLGVCYLTLGDKERAKTIFQSSLPNAPEPWFTKIKLQLENINH; translated from the coding sequence ATGATGGATAAGAAAACTATTGTTTATCTCGTTTTTACACTAATTTTAGTTACATTAAGTTCCGCTGAACTCGTTTGGACTACCGATTATGAGAATTCAGTTTTAGAAGCGCGACGTCGAGAAAAATTCCTTTTGCTTTTCTTCTATTCAGCGACGGATAAATCGAGTCAAACGAATTCGATGGAACAGAAAACATTGATGCATAAAGATACGGTACCGTATTTAACCCCATTTATCCTAGTAAAAATAGAAATAAATCATAAAAAAGACCTTGCATTAAAATATCAGGTTACTAAAACACCTACCATTATCTTTACCAAGCCGAACGGAAACGAACTTGACCGAGTAACTGGATATATTCCGGTGAAAAAATTTCTGAAATTGCTTATTCCGATTGCTGAACAGAACTTAACTTATGGAACACCCGATAATTTAATTAAACAATTAAAATTACGTCCAAAAGATATTTCAGTATTATATGCGTTTGGTGTTGAACAGGTTAACATTAAAGATTATAAATATGCAGAACGGATATTTCGTCAGATACTAGAGCTCGATGCAATTGATGAATTTGGGTATGGCGAGGTTACACGGTTGAATCTGGGTTATTGTTTGCTTGCTACTGAACAGAAACAAGAACAGTTAGAATCGGCAATTACAATATTTGAAGAACTCCTCAAAAAATATCCGCAAACAAAATATCGGCCAGAAATAGAATATCAACTTGGGGTATGTTATCTAACGTTGGGCGATAAGGAACGAGCGAAAACTATATTTCAATCTTCATTACCAAATGCACCGGAACCATGGTTTACTAAAATCAAGTTACAACTAGAAAATATTAATCATTGA
- the ndk gene encoding nucleoside-diphosphate kinase, with product MVEQTVVLIKPDGIQRNLVGEIISRFERKGFKIRALKLMRWSKKTAEQFYSVHKGKPFFKPLIAFMTSGPVVAMVLEAENAIDIVRKLIGELDPKKGIPGTIRGDYALDIRCNIVHGSDSPASANREMKVLFKPQELIKYD from the coding sequence ATGGTTGAGCAAACAGTAGTCCTCATTAAACCGGACGGAATCCAACGAAATCTAGTTGGGGAAATTATTTCTCGATTCGAACGGAAAGGATTTAAAATTCGCGCTCTTAAACTTATGCGCTGGTCGAAAAAAACTGCAGAACAGTTTTATTCGGTTCATAAAGGAAAACCATTTTTTAAACCATTAATAGCGTTTATGACCTCTGGACCGGTAGTTGCAATGGTATTAGAAGCAGAAAATGCCATTGATATTGTACGAAAATTAATTGGGGAACTTGACCCCAAAAAAGGTATCCCTGGCACTATCCGAGGTGATTATGCACTGGATATTCGATGTAATATTGTTCATGGTTCAGATTCACCTGCTAGCGCTAATCGGGAAATGAAGGTGTTATTCAAACCACAAGAACTTATTAAATATGATTAG